From a region of the Streptomyces sp. B21-083 genome:
- a CDS encoding type 1 glutamine amidotransferase domain-containing protein — translation MRIAFLTAPEGVEQIELTDPWQAVADAGGEPVLVSTEQGRVQAFNHLDKGDTFPVQEVVGEVSAESFDGLVLPGGVANPDLLRTDERAVAFVRDFFDQGRPVAAICHAPWTLVEADVVRGRVLTSWPSLRTDLTNAGGEWVDEQVRICDHGSNVLITSRKPDDLKAFCEALVSEFGKKAA, via the coding sequence ATGCGTATCGCGTTTCTCACCGCCCCCGAGGGCGTCGAACAGATCGAACTCACCGACCCCTGGCAGGCGGTGGCCGACGCGGGTGGTGAACCCGTGCTCGTGTCGACCGAGCAGGGCCGGGTGCAGGCCTTCAACCATCTCGACAAGGGGGACACCTTCCCCGTTCAGGAGGTTGTCGGCGAGGTGTCGGCCGAGTCGTTCGACGGACTCGTACTGCCCGGCGGGGTGGCCAACCCGGACCTCCTGCGCACCGACGAGCGCGCCGTCGCGTTCGTCCGGGACTTCTTCGACCAGGGCCGTCCGGTCGCCGCGATCTGCCACGCCCCGTGGACCCTGGTGGAGGCGGACGTCGTCCGCGGCCGGGTACTCACCTCGTGGCCGAGTCTGCGCACCGACCTGACCAACGCGGGGGGTGAGTGGGTCGACGAGCAGGTGCGGATCTGCGACCACGGATCCAATGTCCTCATCACCAGCCGCAAACCGGACGACCTGAAGGCGTTCTGCGAGGCACTCGTGTCCGAGTTCGGCAAGAAGGCCGCCTGA
- a CDS encoding DUF6158 family protein yields MIGVDPGRLDDQQLMKELETIHRTRHDTLLHASSDALRAHNDRMAQLEGEYLRRHPRRPIAAGRTREGARDRDCAQE; encoded by the coding sequence ATGATCGGAGTCGACCCGGGTCGGCTGGACGACCAGCAGCTGATGAAGGAGCTGGAGACGATCCACCGGACCCGCCACGACACGCTGCTGCACGCGTCGAGCGACGCGCTGCGCGCCCACAACGACCGGATGGCGCAGTTGGAGGGCGAGTACCTGCGCCGCCATCCGCGCCGCCCCATCGCCGCCGGCCGCACCCGAGAGGGCGCCCGGGACCGGGACTGCGCACAGGAGTGA
- a CDS encoding ABC-F family ATP-binding cassette domain-containing protein codes for MGHLEAAHLEYYLPDGRALLGDVSFRVGEGAVVALVGPNGAGKTTLLRLISGELKPHGGTVNVSGGLGVMRQFVGSVRDETTVRDLLVSVATPRIQEAAKAVDLAEHGMLTVDDEAAQLQYAQALSDWAEAHGYEAETLWDMCTTAALGMPYEKAQWRLVRTLSGGEQKRLVLEALLRGTDEVLLLDEPDNYLDVPGKRWLEERLAETRKTVLFVSHDRELLSRSAQKIVSVEPGPAGADAWVHGAGFATYHEARRERFARFEELRRRWDEKHAQLKKLVLNLRQAASISHELASRYAAAQTRLRKFEEAGPPPEPPREQDITMRLKGGRTGVRSVTCKGLELTGLMRPFDLEVFYGERVAVLGSNGSGKSHFLRLLAGDTVAHTGEWKLGARVVPGHFAQTHAHPELEGRTLLDILWSEHAQDRGAASSRLRRYELTAQAEQRFERLSGGQQARFQILLLELQGVTALLLDEPTDNLDLESAEALQEGLEAFEGTVLAVTHDRWFARSFDRYLVFGSDGKIRETPEPVWDERRVERAR; via the coding sequence ATGGGACACCTCGAAGCAGCGCACCTTGAGTACTACCTTCCCGACGGGAGGGCGCTGCTCGGCGATGTGTCGTTCCGGGTGGGCGAAGGGGCCGTCGTGGCTCTCGTGGGGCCCAACGGCGCCGGGAAGACGACCCTGCTGCGGCTGATCTCCGGCGAACTGAAACCGCACGGCGGGACCGTCAACGTGAGCGGCGGGCTCGGCGTGATGCGCCAGTTCGTGGGCTCCGTACGGGACGAGACGACCGTACGGGACCTGCTCGTGTCGGTCGCCACACCCCGGATCCAGGAGGCCGCCAAGGCGGTCGACCTCGCCGAGCACGGCATGCTGACCGTCGACGACGAGGCGGCCCAGCTCCAGTACGCGCAGGCCCTCTCCGACTGGGCCGAGGCGCACGGGTACGAGGCCGAGACCCTGTGGGACATGTGCACCACGGCCGCGCTCGGCATGCCGTACGAGAAGGCGCAGTGGCGGCTGGTGCGCACCCTGTCCGGCGGTGAGCAGAAGCGGCTGGTGCTGGAGGCGCTGCTGCGCGGCACGGACGAGGTGCTGCTCCTCGACGAACCTGACAACTACCTCGACGTACCCGGCAAGCGATGGCTGGAGGAACGGCTCGCGGAGACCCGCAAGACCGTCCTCTTCGTGTCCCACGACAGGGAGTTGCTCTCCCGGTCCGCGCAGAAGATCGTGTCCGTCGAACCCGGGCCCGCCGGCGCCGACGCCTGGGTGCACGGCGCCGGTTTCGCCACCTATCACGAGGCGCGGCGTGAACGGTTCGCGCGCTTCGAGGAGTTGCGCCGGCGCTGGGACGAGAAGCACGCCCAGCTGAAGAAGCTGGTCCTGAACCTCCGTCAGGCGGCCTCCATCAGCCATGAGTTGGCGTCCCGCTACGCCGCCGCGCAGACCAGGCTCAGGAAGTTCGAGGAGGCGGGGCCGCCGCCCGAGCCGCCGCGCGAGCAGGACATCACCATGCGGCTCAAGGGCGGCCGGACCGGCGTAAGGTCCGTCACCTGCAAGGGACTTGAGCTCACCGGGCTGATGAGACCCTTCGACCTGGAGGTCTTCTACGGCGAACGGGTGGCCGTCCTCGGCTCCAACGGCTCCGGCAAGTCGCACTTCCTGCGGCTGCTCGCCGGGGACACCGTGGCGCACACCGGCGAGTGGAAGCTCGGCGCGCGGGTCGTGCCCGGCCACTTCGCCCAGACGCATGCCCACCCCGAGCTGGAGGGCCGTACGCTCCTCGACATCCTGTGGTCGGAACACGCGCAGGACCGGGGCGCGGCCTCGTCCCGGCTCCGCCGCTACGAGCTGACCGCCCAGGCCGAGCAGCGCTTCGAGCGGCTCTCCGGCGGCCAGCAGGCCCGCTTCCAGATCCTGCTCCTCGAACTGCAGGGCGTCACGGCACTGCTGCTGGACGAGCCGACGGACAACCTCGACCTGGAGTCCGCCGAGGCGCTCCAGGAAGGGCTGGAGGCGTTCGAGGGCACGGTGCTCGCCGTCACGCACGACCGCTGGTTCGCTCGTTCGTTCGATCGATATCTGGTGTTCGGCAGTGACGGGAAGATCCGGGAGACCCCGGAGCCCGTGTGGGACGAGCGGCGGGTGGAGCGGGCGCGGTAG
- a CDS encoding histidine phosphatase family protein gives MRLLLIRHGQTPSNVKFLLDTAVPGARLTELGETQAAALPEALAGEDIDALYASTLIRTQLTAAPLAEARGLGVRVRDGIREVAAGDLEMRGDPESAHTYMTTLFAWAAGDTELRMPGGENGVEALGRFDAVVAEAADSGADAVAMVSHGAVIRMWAAARADNVDVPFAAEHRLDNTGVVVLEGSPADGWKAVSWAGAVVAAAGPDTGSGPAGEAVHG, from the coding sequence ATGCGTCTGCTGCTCATCCGGCACGGTCAGACCCCGTCGAACGTGAAGTTCCTGCTGGACACCGCGGTTCCGGGGGCAAGGCTGACCGAGCTCGGGGAGACGCAGGCCGCCGCGCTGCCGGAGGCGCTGGCGGGTGAGGACATCGACGCGCTGTACGCCTCCACGCTGATCCGTACGCAGCTGACCGCCGCGCCGCTGGCCGAGGCGCGCGGCCTCGGCGTCCGGGTGCGGGACGGGATTCGTGAGGTGGCCGCCGGGGACCTGGAGATGCGGGGCGACCCCGAGTCCGCGCACACCTACATGACCACCCTGTTCGCGTGGGCGGCCGGTGACACGGAGTTGCGGATGCCGGGCGGGGAGAACGGCGTGGAGGCGCTCGGCCGGTTCGACGCGGTCGTCGCCGAGGCCGCGGACAGCGGGGCCGACGCGGTCGCCATGGTCAGTCACGGCGCCGTGATCCGGATGTGGGCGGCGGCCCGGGCGGACAACGTCGACGTGCCCTTCGCCGCCGAACACCGGCTCGACAACACCGGCGTGGTCGTCCTGGAGGGATCCCCGGCGGACGGCTGGAAGGCGGTGTCCTGGGCGGGCGCGGTCGTCGCGGCGGCCGGGCCGGACACGGGCAGCGGACCGGCGGGAGAGGCAGTGCACGGCTAG